Proteins from one Juglans microcarpa x Juglans regia isolate MS1-56 chromosome 6S, Jm3101_v1.0, whole genome shotgun sequence genomic window:
- the LOC121236408 gene encoding uncharacterized protein LOC121236408: MDPFESIDHIEDEDYFDHEEYMIQAMALHRQQHAVEGASASRRRNSQPRMFIRRNPLEGHERLWNDYFAEPSIYPPNVFRRRFRMHRNLFLRIHSAVEAHDDYFVQKRDASGRLGLSSLQKITAAIRMLAYGVTADLMDEYVRIGESTARLSMKKFVKAIVSIFGGEYLRSPTNSDITRLLEVGQNRGFPGMLGSIDCMHWKWKNCPSAWKGMYSGHVNEPTIILEAVASYDLWIWHAFFGLPGSHNDINVLDRSSVFATLAEGHAPPCNYTINAFGVLQARFAIVRGPARYFQPRVLKDIMYTCIILHNMIVEDERHQYLGADQFIYESNDDTPHEPISRDNIPEFMEFIAQHHRIRDRGTHSQLQADLIEHLWNLHGRS; the protein is encoded by the exons ATGGATCCCTTTGAGAGTATTGATCATATAGAAGATGAAGATTATTTTGATCACGAGGAGTATATGATACAAGCAATGGCCCTACATAGACAACAACATGCAGTCGAGGGAGCATCTGCTTCACGTCGTCGTAATTCTCAACCTCGTATGTTCATCCGACGTAATCCATTGGAAGGTCATGAGCGCCTTTGGAATGATTACTTTGCTGAGCCGTCAATATATCCGCCAAACGTATTTAGGAGGAGGTTTCGAATGCATCGTAATCTTTTTTTACGCATACATTCTGCAGTTGAAGCTCacgatgattattttgtccaaaaaaGAGACGCCAGTGGGAGACTTGGATTGTCCTCCCTTCAAAAGATAACTGCAGCAATTAGGATGCTTGCATATGGGGTTACGGCAGATCTTATGGACGAGTATGTAAGAATTGGAGAAAGCACCGCACGGTTGAGTATGAAGAAATTTGTAAAGGCGATCGTGTCAATTTTTGGGGGTGAGTACTTGAGGTCTCCAACCAATAGTGATATAACGAGGTTACTAGAAGTCGGACAAAACCGTGGGTTTCCAGGAATGTTGGGtagcattgattgcatgcacTGGAAATGGAAGAACTGTCCTAGTGCTTGGAAAGGTATGTACTCTGGTCATGTAaatgaaccaactattattttggagGCTGTTGCATCTTATGATCTTTGGATATGGCATGCTTTTTTTGGTTTGCCTGGGTCTCATAATGACATCAATGTACTCGATCGATCTTCTGTTTTTGCCACGTTGGCCGAAGGTCATGCTCCTCCGTGCAACTACACAATCAATG CCTTCGGAGTACTCCAAGCTAGATTTGCAATTGTGCGTGGACCTGCTAGGTATTTTCAGCCCCGAGTTCTAAAAGACATTATGTACACATGCATTATCTTGCACAATATGATCGTTGAAGATGAGCGTCATCAATATCTCGGGGCTGACCAGTTTATTTACGAATCCAATGATGATACTCCACATGAGCCAATTTCACGCGATAATATACCTGAATTCATGGAGTTCATTGCGCAACATCATCGAATTAGAGATAGAGGCACTCATTCTCAACTCCAAGCTGACCTTATCGAGCATTTATGGAATTTGCATGGCCGCTCATAA
- the LOC121236491 gene encoding 6-phosphogluconate dehydrogenase, decarboxylating 3, chloroplastic — MDASSALSRIGLAGLAVMGQNLALNIADKGFPISVYNRTTSKVDETVDRAQNEGRLPLTGQYNPKDFVLSIRRPRSIIILVKAGNPVDQTIAALSSFMEPGDTIIDGGNEWYENTERRIHEVSEKGLLYLGMGVSGGEEGARNGPSLMPGGSYQAYTNIQEILEKVAAQVKDDGPCVTYIGEGGSGNFVKMVHNGIEYGDMQLISEAYDVLKNVGGLSNQELSEIFAEWNRGELESFLIEITADIFRVKDEYGDGDLVDKILDKTGMKGTGKWTVQQAAELSVAAPTIAASLDCRYLSGLKEERENAAEVLREAGLKEEKEVKPGGIDKKRLIDDVRQALYASKICSYAQGMNLLRAKSLEKGWSLNLGELARIWKGGCIIRAVFLDRIKKAYQRNPNLASLIVDPDFAREMVQRQAAWRRVVGLAISAGISTPGMCASLAYFDTYRRARLPANLVQAQRDLFGAHTYERIDRSGSFHTEWTKLARKSDAGVGALN; from the coding sequence ATGGATGCTTCCTCGGCTCTCTCCCGCATAGGCCTCGCCGGCCTTGCCGTCATGGGCCAAAACCTGGCTTTAAACATCGCCGATAAGGGCTTCCCTATCTCCGTCTACAACCGCACCACCTCCAAGGTTGATGAAACCGTCGATCGAGCTCAGAACGAGGGCCGCCTCCCCTTGACCGGCCAATACAACCCCAAAGACTTCGTCCTCTCCATCCGACGTCCAAGATCGATCATCATCCTCGTCAAAGCCGGCAATCCGGTTGACCAGACAATCGCCGCGCTCTCCTCCTTCATGGAACCTGGCGACACCATCATCGACGGCGGAAACGAGTGGTACGAGAACACCGAGCGCCGAATCCACGAGGTCTCGGAAAAGGGCCTCCTTTATCTTGGGATGGGTGTGTCGGGGGGCGAAGAGGGTGCCCGTAACGGCCCTTCTCTCATGCCCGGGGGATCCTATCAGGCATACACTAATATCCAGGAAATACTCGAAAAAGTTGCCGCCCAGGTCAAAGACGATGGGCCGTGCGTCACCTATATCGGCGAGGGTGGCTCGGGGAACTTCGTGAAAATGGTTCACAACGGGATTGAGTATGGCGACATGCAGCTCATCTCGGAGGCCTACGACGTGTTGAAGAACGTGGGGGGGCTATCGAACCAGGAGCTTTCGGAGATCTTTGCGGAGTGGAATAGAGGGGAATTGGAGAGTTTCTTGATTGAGATTACCGCCGATATATTCAGGGTTAAGGACGAATATGGAGATGGGGATTTGGTGGATAAGATTTTGGATAAGACCGGAATGAAAGGAACCGGGAAATGGACGGTCCAGCAGGCGGCGGAGCTCTCAGTTGCAGCTCCGACGATTGCTGCGTCGTTGGATTGCCGGTACCTGAGTGGGCtgaaggaggagagagagaatgccGCTGAGGTTCTGAGAGAGGCCGGGTtgaaggaggagaaggaggTGAAGCCTGGCGGGATTGATAAGAAGAGGTTGATAGACGATGTGAGGCAGGCATTGTACGCGTCGAAGATCTGTAGCTACGCGCAGGGGATGAACCTGTTGAGGGCGAAGAGTTTGGAGAAAGGTTGGAGTTTAAATTTGGGAGAGTTGGCGAGGATTTGGAAAGGCGGGTGCATTATAAGGGCCGTGTTCTTGGATAGGATCAAGAAGGCCTATCAGAGGAACCCAAATTTGGCGAGTTTGATTGTGGACCCCGACTTTGCGAGGGAGATGGTGCAGAGGCAGGCGGCGTGGAGGAGGGTGGTGGGGCTGGCAATATCAGCCGGGATTAGTACGCCGGGGATGTGTGCTAGCCTTGCCTATTTCGACACGTATAGGAGGGCGAGACTACCTGCGAATCTCGTGCAGGCACAGAGGGACTTGTTCGGGGCGCATACGTACGAGCGAATCGATAGGTCAGGATCGTTTCACACCGAGTGGACAAAACTTGCTCGGAAGAGTGATGCCGGTGTTGGTGCTCTCAATTGA